One window from the genome of Oryza glaberrima chromosome 3, OglaRS2, whole genome shotgun sequence encodes:
- the LOC127765974 gene encoding non-specific lipid transfer protein GPI-anchored 2-like gives MAMIMLPAASAAAAASVLALLVLTSLQPHAARAQVASSPWAAPAPWPGELDCTGALLNLSSCLTYVEYRSTLTRPDKGCCGALAGVVDGEAACLCGLVGGYGAYGVRVDAVRALALPTICRVDAPPPRLCAALGVPVAEPPGGAVPEESGLSGGMPANAPSTAATGSSGGGGPATHRPTRRHLILLLLLLVFPASLLLL, from the exons ATGGCTATGATTATGCTGCCCgcggcctcggccgccgccgctgcctccgttTTGGCGCTCCTCGTGCTCACCTCGCTGCAGCCGCACGCGGCGCGGGCGCAGGTAGCGTCCTCGCcgtgggcggcgccggcgccctgGCCCGGCGAGCTCGACTGCACGGGCGCGCTGCTGAACCTCTCCTCGTGCCTCACCTACGTGGAGTACCGGAGCACGCTGACCCGGCCGGACAAGGGCTGCTGCGGCGCGCTCGCgggcgtcgtcgacggcgaggccgccTGCCTGTGCGGACTCGTCGGCGGGTACGGCGCGTACGGGGTCCGCGTCGACGCCGTCCGCGCCCTCGCGCTGCCCACCATCTGCCGCGTCGACGCGCCCCCGCCCAGGCTCTGCGCCGCGCTCGGTGTGcccgtcgccgagccgccgggCGGCGCCGTGCCGGAGGAGTCAG GGTTGTCCGGCGGCATGCCGGCCAACGCACCGTCAACGGCGGCcaccggcagcagcggcggcggcggtccggcGACGCACCGACCCACAAGACGCCACCTGattcttcttctgctgctcCTGGTGTTCCCCGCTTCGCTGCTGCTCCTGTAA